ACGCGAGCTGGGTTTAGAACGTCGTGAGACAGTTCGGTCCCTATCCGCTGCGCGCGTAGGAAGTTTGAGAGGATCTGACCCTAGTACGAGAGGACCGGGTTGGACGAACCTCTGGTGTGTCAGTTGTTCCGCCAGGAGCACCGCTGATTAGCTACGTTCGGGATGGATAACCGCTGAAAGCATCTAAGCGGGAAGCCGGCCTCAAGATGAGACTTCCATGCCTTCGGGCGAGAGGCTCCCAGCCAGACTACTGGGTTGATAGGCCAGATGTGGAAGTGCAGTAATGCATGCAGCTGACTGGTACTAATAAGCCGATGACTTGATAACACTTCGTTTGTGTTGCCCGCGTCCACTGAGTGGTTCTCGATGTACGGTCGAGAACCGCATGACAATGACTTTTGTTGTGCAGACTGAAACATCAATAGTGTTTCGGCGGCCATAGCGAGAGGGAAACGCCCGGTCCCATTCCGAACCCGGAAGCTAAGCCTCTCAGCGCCGATGGTACTGCAGGGGGGACCCTGTGGGAGAGTAGGACACCGCCGGACTTCTTTCGAGAAATGGCCACCCAATGTTGGGTGGCCATTTCGCGTTAACGGCCCATGCAGGGTCGGAGGGGAGTGCGTCATGACCGAGGATCGACGCGGAAGATCGGATGATCGTAGGGATCGTCCGTCCCGCGACAGTCGCGGAAAGGATGCGGCGGGGCGCGACAGTCGCGCCGACCGACCTCGACAGGCTCCCGGGGACCGCACGCCATCCACCGATCGCGGAAAGCCTCCGCGGAGCGGCGCTGACCGGCGAGAGGGCGGCCGCCCCTCATCGTCGCGGCGCGACGATGAGCGGCGCTCCGCGCCTCGCCGAGACGGCGACGCCCGACGCGACGGCGACCGCCGAACGGCGTCTCGTCGTGAGGGCGAGCGCAGCGGTGGACCGCGCCGTGACGGAGACCGCGGGTCAAGGCCTCGCCGCGACGATTCCTCCCGTCACGACGAACGTCGTTCCCGCCCCCCGCAGTCCGAGCGGATCCCCGAGCCGGATCTTCCTGAGGACGTCACTCCACGGTCGCTCGATGCCGCGGCGCGAAATCAGTTGAAGACGCTGAGTAAGGAGAATGCCGAGGCGGTCGCGCGGCACCTCGCCATGGCCGCCCTGCTCATCGACGAAGACCCGACGCGAGCTCACGAGCATGCCCTCGCCGCCACGCGCCGTGCAGGCCGCGTGGCCGTGGTGCGCGAGACGGCGGCGATCACCGCGTATGCCGTCGGGGATTTCGCTCTGGCGCTGCGGGAGCTGCGTACCTATCGGCGCATCTCCGGTCGCGACGATCAGATCGCGCTCATGGTCGACAGTGAACGGGGGGTCGGTCGCCCGGACCGCGCTCTGGAGGTCGGTCGGGCGGTCGACCGCACGGTGCTCCCGACGGATGTGCGGGTGCATCTGGCGATCGCGATGTCGGGTGCGCGGCTGGACCTCGGTGAAACCGAGCGGGCGTTGCAGGAACTGGACATCCCCGAACTCGATCCTGATCGCGCCTTCGCCTGGAGCTCCGACCTCTTCGCCGCGCGTGCGACCGTGCTCGAAGAGCTCGGCCGTCACGAGGAGGCTGCGTCGTGGCGTGCGCGCGCCGACGTGGCCGCCGATGTGATCGCCGGTGCCAACGGTGACGACCAGTGGGAGACGGTCGAGATCGCCGAGGTGATCGAGGAGATGGGCGATGGCGATGCCGTCTCGCCCTCCGCCGGCGACGATGCAGGCGAACGCAGCTGATGGCCCTGTTCGGGAGACGGGGCACAGGGCCGACCCCGCTCGACGGTGTGGACGTGATCCTGGCGGATCTCGACGGTGTCGTCTATGCGGGGGCCGGTGCGCTGCCGCACGCGGTGACATCGCTCCAACAGGCACGAGATGGGAGGCGCCTGGCGTACATCACCAACAACGCCTCGCGCCCGGACACCGCGGTCGCGGAGCACCTCACGTCGCTGGGGCTCCCCACGGCGGCAGACGAGGTGGTGACGAGCCCCCAGGCTGCCATGCGGCTTCTCTCCACACGGGTCGAACCCGGTTCGACGATTCTCGTCGTGGGCGGGGAGGGCTTGACGCGGGAGGTCGAGAAGGCCGGCTTCGTCGTGACTCGCAGCGCAGCGGATGAACCGGCGGCAGTCGTGCAGGGTTTCGCGCCGGAGGTCGGATGGCTGCAGCTGGCCGAAGCGGCGTACGCGTTGAAGATCCCTGAAGAAGATGGCGGGATCCCGTGGATCGCCACCAACACCGACTGGACGATCCCGCAGGCGCGCGGTGTCGCGCCCGGAAACGGCACGCTCGTATCCGCTGTGCACACCGCGGTCGGCCGACTGGCGACGGTCGCCGGTAAGCCGGAGACCCCGATCTTCGAGGAGGCGGTGTCCCGGTTCGGTGCGCGACGTCCGCTGTTCATCGGTGATCGGCTCGACACCGACATTCTCGGTGCCCGACGGGCGGGCATCGATTCCGCGCTCGTCCTGACCGGCATAGACCGGCCCAAGCAAGTGCTCGCCGCACCGCCCGGGTCGCGGCCCACGTACCTTCTCGGCGATCTGCGGGAGCTCCATGAGCCGTATCCTGCCGTCCGCGTGTCGGGCGACACCGTCACGGTGGGCCGGGCGCGTGTGCGGATCGACGGCGGTGACGTGCTCATCGACAGCGACGGCGACCGGCCGATCGACCTGCTTCGTGCCGGCGCGACGGCGATCTGGAACACGGGACGGGCGATCTTCGGATTCCGTGTGCCCGAGCGGCTCTACGCCGACCCGTTCCACCGGCCCTGAAGGCCGCGAGCCGCCGCCTCTCACTCACTCGACGGCGTATTCGCCAGCGCACGACGACGACGCGGGACGATGCGCATCACCGCCATCCCCGCCGCGATCAAGGCGAAAGCCGCGAGGCCGAGCCAGAGCGAATCGAACCCGGTGGCCGCGAGCGCTCCCGCGCCCGCGCCGGCTCCCATCGACGAAACGGCGTCGTTGTACATGAACGTCTCCTTTCCTCTCACCATGCGCGTTGACGTCGGGTCAACGCATCGAAGTAAGCCTTGGTGTGGACGAGCTGGAGGAACACATCGAGCAGCAGCTCGTACATGAGCGCCGCCGGCAGCATGTAGCGCCAGCCGCGATCGCGCAGCGTGACGACGCGCTCGACCACGAAGATGGCCGTGACGAAGAGCCAGAAGGGTTGCAGGCCCCACTGGCCCGTGGCCACGGCGAACACGATCGTGGCGAGGTAGAGGTACGTCACCAGGCATCCGACCATCGTCAGAAGCTGCCGGCCCCAGTACGGCCACGTCACCCGCGTCAGTCCGTACTGCACGCAGTTCTCCACCGCTCCGCGCTTCCATCGCAAACGCTGGCGCCAGAGCTCCGTCCAGCTGGGCATCACTTCCGTCACGAGTGTGCAGCCGGCGGGACTGAGCACCTCGTAGCCGAGATGCTTGATGGCGAAGGTCAGTTCGTTGTCCTCGGTGAGAACGGTCGTGTCGTACACGCCGCCGTGGCCATCTCCGGAGGGAAGAGCGCCGCTCTCGCGGGCGCGGCTGATCTCGCGGAGCACGGCGGCTCGCATCACCGCGGCGGTTCCCGTCACGACAAGGCATCTCCCATCGAGCCGTCGCACATCGCGTCCGTAACGGGCGTATTCGTTGCGGAGTCGGCGTCTTGAACCAGGATGAGGTCGTCATCGTCCAACTCGCTCAGCATCACGGCGAGCACCTGGTTGAGGGCACCCGCCTTCTTCGCGGTGTTGCCCGTCGTCGGCCAGACGTCGGCACCGAGATCCGCCGCGACAGCGGCGGTGTCGTCGGTGCAGTTGTCGGGGACCACCACGATGTGATCGGGGGGTGCGCTCTGCTGTCGCAGCCCTTGGATGGCAGCGCCGATCCCCGCCTCCTCGTTGTGGGCCGGGATGACCGCGACAAGCATGCCCGCTCCTTTCGACCGTGACAGTCGAACGTGGACGATGGAGTGAGGGCGGTGCGGAAAACGCCTGATCGGAGGATGTTCTCGGGTCAGGCGGGCGATAACGGCGTGGGCGCGAGGGGTGAAGGGAGGGTGAAACCGACAGCCCTCGGACGGGAGGACACACGAACAGGACCGACGGGATGCGCCCCGTCGGTCCTGTTCGTCTGTTGCGGGTGCGTCAGGCGGTCAGAACACCGAGACTTCGGGCGCGTTCGAGCGCGCCGTCACGCGTGGACGCGCCCAGCTTGCGATACACGTTCCGCAGCTGCGTCTTCACGGTGTTGAGGGAGACGTGAAGGGACTGCGCGATCGTGCGCGGTGACTCTCCCGCAGCGAGCCGCCCCAGGACCATCCGTTCGCGCGGGCTGAGCGCAATGCCTTCGTCGGCGACGTCGCCCGCGGTATCGACGCTCGATACCAAGACGTCGAGCAATGCGCGCTCCGCCGGGTCGAGATCACTGTGCATCGCTCGATCGATGAGCAGGGTGAGGACCCTGCCGGGCATCTTCCGGAAGGCGCGCAGGGCTCCGCTCCGGGCGCATTCGCGAAGGAGGAATCGGAAGGAGGCGTCCGCGGAGCGAAGGTCGCCCAGGAGCGCCCGCGCCTGCGCGTCGATCGCAGCGGCGTAGGCCAATGACCGGACCGGGTGGTCCTCGTCGAGGAAGCAGTTCCGGATCTCCTCCACCGCCCTGCGCGGTTCACCGATCGCCAATGCTGCCCGAGCCGTGAGGGCTGCGCCGCACACCAGGTGTGCCGGATCCGATTCGTCTCGCAGCACGACCGCAGCCCGCGCGAGGTCGCCGGCGTGCATGAGCGCCTGAGCGCGATCCCCCATGCGCAGAACGCGAAGGAGTCCCGCCGCGGTGCTTTCGCGTTCGATTACTCGCATCCGGCGGATCGCCTCGAAACGACCTTCGAGGTCATCGCACTCCTCCGCCAGGAGCACCTGCAGGTGCTGCGCCAGGAACTCGAATTCCGATCCGTCCACCTCGCACATGAGGCGACGCAGCGCGGGAGCGTGGTGTGCGAGCTCGTCGCGCTCC
The Microbacterium sp. SLBN-154 DNA segment above includes these coding regions:
- a CDS encoding helix-turn-helix transcriptional regulator, whose translation is MTVYDPSSPMPEAMNPTEADEGWNQAWSEGDAALRAWVMSHPTHLWSEDIGLLLAMAATYRWEGAAGAWRALPYLEKAEILIDAGPETSGRVRASAALLRCLVERSRGDLFAALDYADAALDILSSSHSDIRDRLDLRPAALLNRGTIRVLMGDLFRARGDLERGLRDAEPTLNPHKRIEALGFLAIVEVFTGSVTQADRVMQTARPLADRMPGGLWTAPLEISEMLIAAERDELAHHAPALRRLMCEVDGSEFEFLAQHLQVLLAEECDDLEGRFEAIRRMRVIERESTAAGLLRVLRMGDRAQALMHAGDLARAAVVLRDESDPAHLVCGAALTARAALAIGEPRRAVEEIRNCFLDEDHPVRSLAYAAAIDAQARALLGDLRSADASFRFLLRECARSGALRAFRKMPGRVLTLLIDRAMHSDLDPAERALLDVLVSSVDTAGDVADEGIALSPRERMVLGRLAAGESPRTIAQSLHVSLNTVKTQLRNVYRKLGASTRDGALERARSLGVLTA
- a CDS encoding HAD-IIA family hydrolase translates to MALFGRRGTGPTPLDGVDVILADLDGVVYAGAGALPHAVTSLQQARDGRRLAYITNNASRPDTAVAEHLTSLGLPTAADEVVTSPQAAMRLLSTRVEPGSTILVVGGEGLTREVEKAGFVVTRSAADEPAAVVQGFAPEVGWLQLAEAAYALKIPEEDGGIPWIATNTDWTIPQARGVAPGNGTLVSAVHTAVGRLATVAGKPETPIFEEAVSRFGARRPLFIGDRLDTDILGARRAGIDSALVLTGIDRPKQVLAAPPGSRPTYLLGDLRELHEPYPAVRVSGDTVTVGRARVRIDGGDVLIDSDGDRPIDLLRAGATAIWNTGRAIFGFRVPERLYADPFHRP
- a CDS encoding glycosyltransferase is translated as MTGTAAVMRAAVLREISRARESGALPSGDGHGGVYDTTVLTEDNELTFAIKHLGYEVLSPAGCTLVTEVMPSWTELWRQRLRWKRGAVENCVQYGLTRVTWPYWGRQLLTMVGCLVTYLYLATIVFAVATGQWGLQPFWLFVTAIFVVERVVTLRDRGWRYMLPAALMYELLLDVFLQLVHTKAYFDALTRRQRAW
- a CDS encoding glycosyltransferase, which produces MLVAVIPAHNEEAGIGAAIQGLRQQSAPPDHIVVVPDNCTDDTAAVAADLGADVWPTTGNTAKKAGALNQVLAVMLSELDDDDLILVQDADSATNTPVTDAMCDGSMGDALS